A portion of the Paucilactobacillus hokkaidonensis JCM 18461 genome contains these proteins:
- a CDS encoding protein-export chaperone SecB, which translates to MAEKRERKLVPIEFNGYKIVSLKYGELKETEEKLSAKLNVKFGLTKGNEKGIVELESFFVNHNKKVQGTIIVRGNFTLDGSLSDDDAQKFLGQNGAAMLYPYVRTIISVVTSLDDQNVSVLPSLNFVEAYQKINKVE; encoded by the coding sequence ATGGCTGAAAAGCGAGAAAGAAAACTGGTTCCAATTGAATTCAATGGGTATAAGATAGTTTCTCTTAAGTATGGTGAATTAAAAGAAACTGAAGAGAAATTGTCTGCTAAATTAAATGTTAAATTTGGCCTCACCAAAGGCAATGAAAAAGGCATAGTTGAATTAGAATCTTTCTTTGTCAATCATAATAAGAAGGTTCAAGGTACAATTATTGTACGTGGTAATTTTACTCTTGATGGTTCGTTGAGTGACGACGATGCTCAAAAGTTTTTGGGGCAAAATGGAGCTGCGATGTTATATCCATATGTACGGACTATAATTTCGGTTGTTACCTCACTAGATGATCAGAATGTATCTGTGTTACCATCACTGAACTTTGTTGAAGCATATCAAAAGATTAATAAAGTTGAATAA